A window of the Henckelia pumila isolate YLH828 chromosome 3, ASM3356847v2, whole genome shotgun sequence genome harbors these coding sequences:
- the LOC140888322 gene encoding uncharacterized protein has product MENLKKKQSGYLATPVRNIPFSAEILESELPKKFKFPHVGEYDGKGDPEEHMSRFENAALLHKYSDPIKCRFFLNTLIGPAQQWFNLLRPGDIKEFKDFSKAFLHHFAIPTVTTDLLIIAFTQGLTTGDFLKSLIKKPPSTYDELLAWAKKYVNLEEIQVSRLNREIDKPQSPKDTMIPNTPRKMGPAPRPELLGQFTSFTPLRMSNTQALRICEEKRLLQRPPWSEQGPRWPKSDKYCDFHNEYGHILSTIGTRD; this is encoded by the exons ATGGAGAACTTGAAGAAGAAGCAGTCCGGATACCTAGCCACGCCAGTCCGGAATATTCCTTTCTCTGCTGAAATACTGGAGTCCGAACTCCCCAAAAAATTTAAGTTTCCACATGTTGGGGAATATGATGGAAAAGGGGATCCGGAAGAGCACATGTCCCGTTTTGAGAATGCTGCGCTGTTGCACAAATATTCTGACCCGATCAAGTGCCGGTTCTTCCTCAATACTCTGATAGGGCCAGCACAACAATGGTTCAACCTATTGCGTCCAGGGGATATCAAGGAATTCAAGGATTTCAGCAAGGCCTTTCTACACCATTTTGCTA TACCTACTGTCACTACTGATCTGCTCATCATCGCTTTCACCCAAGGACTTACTACAGGAGATTTTCTTAAATCCTTGATCAAAAAACCGCCGTCTACATACGATGAGTTGCTTGCTTGGGCCAAGAAATACGTGAATTTGGAGGAGATACAAGTTTCTCGGTTGAATAGGGAGATAGACAAGCCTCAAAGCCCAAAGGACACCATGATCCCTAACACGCCTCGGAAGATGGGACCAGCTCCTCGGCCCGAGCTGCTAGGACAATTCACATCCTTCACCCCTCTTAGGATGAGTAATACTCAGGCCCTGCGAATATGCGAAGAAAAAAGACTTCTACAAAGACCCCCATGGAGTGAGCAGGGGCCTCGCTGGCCAAAATCTGATAAGTATTGTGATTTTCACAATGAATATGGGCACATACTGTCGACAATTGGAACAAGAGATTGA